A portion of the uncultured Fretibacterium sp. genome contains these proteins:
- a CDS encoding ABC transporter substrate-binding protein: protein MMKNLFSAACRLLRPEIQLLVLLLWSLCPAFVLEAAPAAPDRDKPAAASRIVVDQLGNEVELPAEVNRVVIASAWPLASVFCLFEGSVEKLVGLDPAIISAAENSLLIKVAPEIVHVPSGFSKNGILNVEELLKLKPDVVLYASAVPGDYEACKRAGIPAVGFRLDVKGFNAVETINSWMELLGHVMGTNIEARDFVAYGREMQAKVEGRLKGVPQDKKPRCMFIHGYEALAIRVPGASSWADYWIKASGGINVAAEAGKGTQSVNMEQIYTWNPEKIFITNFLPLLPDDLYGNRVTGHDWSPVEAVKQKAVRKLPLGMYRWYVTCSDSALMLLWMAKENHPELFEDIDMNRTVKDFYKRFYGFSPSDEEIASVFRPKREAAAGI from the coding sequence ATGATGAAAAATTTGTTTTCGGCGGCATGCCGTCTTCTGCGTCCGGAGATCCAGCTTTTGGTACTGTTGTTGTGGAGCCTGTGCCCGGCCTTTGTCCTGGAGGCCGCTCCGGCGGCGCCCGACCGGGATAAGCCGGCCGCGGCCTCCCGCATCGTGGTCGACCAGCTTGGGAACGAGGTCGAGCTCCCCGCCGAGGTGAACCGTGTGGTCATCGCTTCCGCCTGGCCTCTCGCCTCGGTGTTCTGTCTCTTCGAGGGCAGCGTCGAGAAGCTGGTCGGTTTGGACCCCGCAATCATCAGTGCGGCCGAGAACTCGCTCCTGATCAAGGTCGCCCCCGAGATCGTCCATGTTCCAAGCGGCTTCAGCAAGAACGGGATCCTGAACGTGGAAGAGCTGCTGAAGCTGAAGCCGGACGTGGTGCTTTACGCCTCCGCCGTGCCCGGGGATTACGAGGCGTGCAAACGGGCCGGGATCCCCGCCGTGGGCTTCAGGCTCGACGTCAAGGGCTTCAACGCGGTCGAGACGATCAACAGCTGGATGGAACTGCTGGGGCACGTGATGGGCACGAACATCGAGGCCAGGGATTTCGTCGCATACGGCAGGGAGATGCAGGCCAAGGTCGAGGGACGTCTCAAGGGAGTCCCCCAGGACAAAAAACCGCGATGCATGTTCATCCATGGTTACGAGGCCCTGGCGATCCGAGTCCCCGGGGCCTCATCCTGGGCGGACTACTGGATCAAGGCTTCGGGAGGCATCAACGTCGCCGCCGAGGCGGGAAAGGGGACCCAAAGCGTCAATATGGAGCAGATCTACACATGGAACCCAGAGAAGATATTCATCACCAACTTCCTCCCGCTCCTGCCCGACGACCTTTACGGCAACAGGGTGACCGGTCACGACTGGTCTCCCGTCGAGGCCGTGAAGCAAAAGGCAGTCCGCAAACTTCCCCTGGGGATGTACCGCTGGTACGTCACCTGTTCCGACTCCGCCCTGATGCTGTTGTGGATGGCCAAGGAAAACCACCCGGAGCTCTTTGAGGATATCGACATGAACCGGACGGTGAAGGATTTTTATAAGAGGTTCTATGGGTTTTCTCCGAGCGACGAGGAGATCGCCTCCGTGTTCCGTCCCAAACGGGAGGCTGCGGCAGGGATATAG
- a CDS encoding ABC transporter ATP-binding protein: MKEKTIVRLTELSREYPRGGGRFFAVKGVSLEVRAGDYVNIIGRSGSGKSTLLNLIAGMLAPTSGTVEIDGRSLAGKGDRELSFMRNQSIGFIPQNAAALPNLTVLENVLLPFCLYRRGGDGEGAARHLLGKFGIERLADAYPAELSGGELRRTVIARALINRPQLVIADEPTSDLDRESAGQIMRTFSDLNGEGVTLILVSHDLEALNYGRAAYTMDSGVLTPGASFGGAP, translated from the coding sequence ATGAAAGAGAAGACTATCGTACGGCTTACGGAGCTGTCCCGCGAGTACCCGCGGGGCGGCGGACGTTTTTTTGCGGTGAAGGGGGTCTCCCTGGAGGTGAGGGCCGGGGATTATGTCAACATCATCGGCCGGTCGGGGAGCGGGAAGTCCACGCTGCTGAACCTGATTGCGGGGATGCTGGCGCCCACGTCGGGCACGGTGGAGATCGACGGCCGGAGCCTTGCGGGGAAGGGCGACCGCGAGCTCTCGTTCATGAGAAACCAGTCCATCGGCTTCATCCCACAGAACGCGGCGGCGCTGCCCAACCTCACGGTCCTGGAGAACGTCCTGCTTCCCTTCTGTCTCTACCGGCGCGGGGGGGACGGGGAGGGGGCGGCCCGGCATCTTCTGGGGAAGTTCGGGATAGAGCGCCTGGCGGATGCCTACCCCGCGGAGCTCTCCGGGGGCGAGCTGCGGCGGACGGTCATCGCCCGTGCCCTGATCAACAGGCCCCAGCTCGTCATCGCCGACGAGCCCACCTCCGACCTGGACAGGGAGTCCGCGGGGCAGATCATGAGGACCTTCTCGGACCTGAACGGGGAGGGGGTCACGCTGATCCTGGTCTCTCACGACCTGGAGGCCCTGAACTACGGAAGGGCGGCGTACACGATGGACTCGGGCGTTCTGACCCCGGGGGCGTCGTTCGGGGGCGCTCCGTGA
- a CDS encoding ABC transporter substrate-binding protein, with product MKFTYDRLSYPSGLFCTVLLLLFLSLAGAASAASDAAKGAASGEPGAGKATRVVVDHTGKEVRIPAKIERIVITGPWPLPSVYCLFEGAGDKLVGIHPGSMSAATNSLLPRVAPGILRASTEFLKGDVLNAEELLKLKPDVVFYRVETAAHAGQLALTGIPAVGFSTALSGFDTIRTFESWVKLLGEVLQQEDRASGIVEYGRKTYDEIQAALNGVKGLERPRALILFNYGEGNIKTSGSNFYGQYWLESTGAVNVASELSGVADINMEQIYAWDPDIIYITNFSRHMPEDLYENAIPGHDWSTVRAVRERKVYKFPLGMYRWYPPASDTPLVLKWLAKKNQPELFADVDMDAEVRAYYKRFYNLDLTDEDLRRIFSPAREAAGTK from the coding sequence ATGAAGTTTACGTACGATCGTCTTTCCTATCCTTCGGGACTGTTTTGTACCGTTCTGCTGCTGCTGTTTTTGAGCCTCGCCGGGGCCGCGTCGGCCGCCTCCGACGCGGCGAAGGGGGCTGCGTCCGGGGAGCCCGGCGCGGGGAAGGCGACGCGGGTGGTCGTCGACCACACCGGCAAGGAGGTGCGCATACCGGCGAAGATCGAGCGCATCGTCATCACGGGCCCCTGGCCCCTGCCGTCCGTCTACTGCCTTTTCGAGGGGGCCGGGGACAAGCTGGTGGGGATCCATCCCGGCTCGATGTCGGCCGCGACAAATTCCCTGCTGCCCCGCGTGGCGCCCGGCATCCTGAGGGCCAGCACCGAGTTCCTGAAGGGGGACGTGCTGAACGCCGAGGAGCTGCTCAAGCTGAAGCCCGACGTCGTGTTCTACAGGGTGGAGACGGCAGCCCACGCAGGGCAGCTGGCCCTGACGGGCATTCCCGCCGTAGGGTTTTCGACGGCCCTCTCGGGGTTCGACACCATCAGGACCTTCGAGAGCTGGGTCAAGCTCCTTGGAGAGGTTCTCCAGCAGGAGGACCGGGCGTCCGGAATCGTCGAATACGGCCGGAAGACCTACGACGAGATTCAGGCCGCGCTGAACGGCGTGAAGGGCCTCGAGAGGCCGCGCGCCCTGATCCTCTTCAACTACGGCGAGGGGAACATCAAGACATCGGGAAGCAATTTCTATGGGCAGTACTGGCTGGAGTCCACCGGGGCGGTCAACGTCGCCTCGGAGCTCTCGGGGGTGGCGGACATCAACATGGAGCAGATCTACGCCTGGGACCCCGACATCATCTACATCACGAACTTCAGCCGCCACATGCCGGAGGACCTGTACGAAAACGCGATCCCCGGACACGACTGGAGCACCGTCAGGGCGGTGCGCGAACGAAAGGTCTACAAGTTCCCGCTGGGCATGTACCGCTGGTATCCTCCCGCATCGGATACGCCCCTGGTGCTGAAGTGGCTGGCGAAGAAAAATCAGCCGGAGCTCTTCGCGGACGTGGACATGGACGCCGAGGTGCGTGCCTACTATAAGCGATTCTACAACCTCGACCTGACGGACGAGGACCTCCGCAGGATATTCAGTCCCGCGCGCGAGGCTGCCGGCACCAAGTGA
- a CDS encoding nitrogenase iron protein NifH, translated as MRKIAVYGKGGIGKSTTTSNLSAALAERGLRVLQIGCDPKADSTKTLMGGRAIPTVLERMREGADSVRLEDIVFEGYGGCLCVESGGPTPGVGCAGRGIIAAFEKLEELEAYERFRPDVILYDVLGDVVCGGFAMPIRGGYADHVLIVTSAEQMALFAASNIACAIESFGKRGYARLAGLIHNSRNIADEDRRVAEAAEALDTIVLKKIPRNGDVQTAENRGCTVLEALPDSPMAAEYRDLAKRVLEVCGG; from the coding sequence ATGAGGAAGATAGCAGTTTACGGCAAGGGTGGAATAGGCAAGTCGACGACGACGTCCAACCTCTCGGCTGCGCTGGCGGAGCGGGGGCTCCGGGTGCTGCAGATCGGGTGCGACCCCAAGGCGGACTCGACCAAGACCCTGATGGGGGGACGCGCCATTCCGACCGTACTGGAACGGATGAGGGAGGGTGCGGATTCCGTACGACTCGAGGATATCGTCTTCGAGGGGTATGGGGGGTGTCTGTGCGTGGAGTCCGGAGGTCCGACCCCGGGGGTCGGATGCGCGGGGCGCGGCATCATAGCGGCCTTCGAGAAGCTCGAGGAACTCGAGGCCTACGAAAGGTTCCGGCCGGACGTGATCCTCTACGACGTTCTGGGGGATGTCGTGTGCGGCGGGTTTGCCATGCCCATACGGGGCGGCTATGCCGACCACGTCCTGATCGTTACCTCGGCGGAGCAAATGGCTTTATTTGCGGCATCGAACATCGCCTGCGCCATCGAGAGCTTCGGAAAACGCGGCTACGCCAGGCTGGCGGGCCTGATCCACAACTCGCGCAACATCGCCGACGAGGACCGCCGGGTGGCCGAGGCCGCCGAGGCGCTGGACACCATTGTGCTGAAGAAGATCCCACGCAACGGCGACGTCCAGACTGCGGAGAATCGCGGCTGCACCGTCCTCGAAGCGCTCCCGGACAGCCCCATGGCAGCGGAGTACCGCGACCTTGCGAAGCGCGTTCTCGAGGTGTGCGGGGGATGA
- a CDS encoding ABC transporter permease, with amino-acid sequence MRLTTFELAGKNIRRKPRRSFCLVLVILLFAFSLYAGSVLSLSLSGGVSSMSDRLGADIMVVPEGYDPHIDSILLSGKPSTFYLPRDVMELLREADRDGEIGIDRMSPQTFLATLNASCCSYPVQLVGIDYGTDFLIKPWLERTLHRDLKDGEVILGHHVAGDEGDELTFFKKGFPVAGRLEQTGMGFDATVFMTRGTLTALAREAERILKHPLTRDKSLISTVMIKLAPGYDSVKAARTLNGKLNERGIYALFSKKFVNTISSGLNLVSGLIKGFIFLVWVLAVVVIALVFAMTLGERRREMGVLRVLGATRGKLIRLALAEVFLICLYGSVLGTFLGGAAIAVFGPMATETLSLPFLLPRPAVLLLMGAASIVASVLTGLLTAARSAVRASRADIYDTMRDL; translated from the coding sequence ATGCGCCTGACGACCTTCGAGCTCGCGGGGAAGAACATTCGCAGGAAGCCCCGGAGGAGCTTTTGTCTCGTCCTCGTGATCCTGCTCTTCGCCTTCTCGCTCTACGCGGGGTCCGTCCTCTCCCTGAGCCTGTCCGGGGGCGTCTCCAGCATGTCCGACCGCCTGGGGGCCGACATCATGGTGGTCCCCGAGGGGTACGATCCCCACATCGACAGCATCCTGCTCTCGGGAAAGCCCTCGACCTTCTACCTCCCCCGCGACGTGATGGAGCTCCTCAGGGAGGCCGACAGGGACGGGGAGATCGGCATCGACAGGATGTCCCCTCAGACCTTCCTGGCGACGCTGAACGCCTCCTGCTGTTCCTATCCGGTGCAGCTGGTGGGGATCGACTATGGGACCGATTTCCTGATCAAACCCTGGCTGGAGAGGACCCTGCATCGGGACCTGAAGGACGGCGAGGTCATCCTGGGGCATCACGTGGCCGGGGACGAGGGGGACGAGCTCACCTTCTTCAAGAAGGGCTTTCCCGTGGCCGGGCGGCTGGAGCAGACGGGGATGGGGTTCGACGCCACTGTGTTCATGACCCGGGGGACGTTGACCGCCCTGGCCAGGGAAGCGGAGCGGATCCTGAAGCATCCCCTGACCCGGGATAAGAGCCTCATCTCCACCGTCATGATCAAGCTGGCCCCCGGCTACGATTCGGTCAAGGCCGCGCGAACCCTCAACGGAAAGCTCAATGAACGGGGGATCTACGCCCTGTTCAGCAAGAAGTTCGTCAACACGATCTCGTCCGGCCTGAACCTGGTCTCCGGCCTGATCAAGGGGTTCATTTTCCTGGTGTGGGTCCTCGCGGTCGTCGTCATCGCCCTCGTGTTTGCGATGACCCTGGGCGAGCGCAGGAGGGAGATGGGCGTCCTGAGGGTCCTGGGGGCGACACGGGGGAAGCTGATACGCCTCGCCCTGGCCGAGGTGTTCCTCATCTGCCTCTATGGCTCGGTTCTGGGCACGTTTCTCGGCGGAGCGGCCATCGCCGTCTTCGGTCCCATGGCGACGGAGACGCTGAGCCTGCCCTTCCTGCTGCCGCGTCCGGCCGTCCTCCTCCTGATGGGCGCGGCGAGCATCGTCGCATCGGTGCTCACCGGCCTGCTGACGGCGGCGCGCTCCGCCGTGAGGGCCAGTCGGGCGGACATCTACGACACCATGAGAGACCTGTAG
- a CDS encoding ABC transporter ATP-binding protein yields MIFEVQGGYFGYDSVPVLRDIAFSVRDREILSVLGPNGVGKTTLLRCMMGLLRWKKGASTIDGLDLSRLSPREVWRRIAYVPQSKGTALSYTAREMVLMGRSARLGLFAQPSHADEAAAERAMNLVGVTHLADKRCSCMSGGELQMVLIARALSAEPEMLVLDEPESNLDFKNQLIVLETIERLARERGIAAVINTHYPAHALKIADKALILSRDGASLCGPAEEVLNEENMRSAFDVRVKIADFLFEGLRYRSVIPIATV; encoded by the coding sequence GTGATCTTCGAGGTTCAGGGAGGATATTTCGGCTACGATTCCGTCCCGGTCCTGCGGGACATCGCCTTCTCCGTCAGGGATCGGGAGATCCTGTCGGTACTGGGGCCGAACGGCGTGGGCAAGACCACGCTGCTCCGCTGCATGATGGGGCTCCTTCGCTGGAAAAAGGGCGCCAGCACCATCGACGGACTCGACCTCTCCCGCCTGAGCCCGCGGGAGGTCTGGAGGCGCATCGCGTACGTTCCGCAGTCCAAGGGGACGGCCCTGTCCTACACCGCCCGGGAGATGGTCCTGATGGGGCGTTCCGCCCGTCTGGGGCTCTTTGCGCAGCCGTCCCATGCGGACGAGGCGGCCGCGGAGCGGGCCATGAATCTGGTGGGCGTAACCCACCTGGCGGACAAGCGATGCAGCTGCATGAGCGGCGGCGAGCTGCAGATGGTGCTGATCGCCCGCGCCCTGAGCGCGGAGCCGGAGATGCTGGTGCTGGACGAGCCGGAGTCCAACCTGGACTTCAAGAACCAGCTGATCGTCCTGGAGACGATCGAGCGCCTGGCGCGCGAACGGGGCATCGCGGCCGTCATCAACACCCACTACCCCGCCCACGCCCTCAAGATCGCCGACAAGGCGCTGATCCTGAGCCGGGACGGCGCCAGCCTGTGCGGTCCCGCCGAGGAGGTCCTGAACGAGGAGAACATGCGCAGCGCGTTCGACGTCCGAGTGAAGATCGCGGATTTCCTCTTCGAGGGACTCCGCTACAGGAGCGTCATCCCCATCGCGACGGTGTGA
- a CDS encoding nitrogenase component 1, with the protein MNGTFEDTLHYTSPAHGGWGMVRIGMLVPESVQLFVCPFACGRHGAIGAMRQGFKDRLAYLYVDQNDIVRGYDDPIPGAVEELLDALPRRPRVVLIFLSCLDDLIGTDREALLEVLHGRFPDLRFRICHMNPISLDSKSPPPVTIRRRIYSLLEPSETKETSVNSIGNLEAVAPECELHRVLEGLGAGKFRHISLCRTFEEFQRMASSRANLVLAPTGVQAAKEMERALGIPFLLLPVSYSIGEIEAGYRQLRDFLDPSGAEPDLSAERAAALVAVEAALRAVGDRPVIVDASAATRPFGLARALLEYGFSVRRVVAQKCIPIDRKSLDWLEGNRPDVELVQPRHHRAVRFEGRLAEALAIGVDGAYLAGARHVVDLFTDGTLFGFHGLRVLMERMRAAAEAETDLERLIESYGLVV; encoded by the coding sequence ATGAACGGCACGTTCGAGGACACGCTTCACTACACATCCCCGGCCCATGGCGGCTGGGGGATGGTGCGCATCGGGATGCTCGTTCCGGAAAGCGTGCAGCTGTTCGTATGTCCCTTCGCCTGCGGGCGCCACGGGGCCATCGGGGCGATGCGCCAGGGGTTCAAGGACCGGCTGGCCTACCTCTACGTCGACCAGAACGATATCGTCCGGGGCTACGACGACCCGATCCCCGGGGCCGTGGAGGAGCTCCTGGACGCACTGCCCCGGCGTCCCAGGGTCGTACTGATCTTCCTGAGCTGTCTCGACGACTTGATCGGGACGGATCGGGAGGCTCTGCTGGAGGTCCTGCACGGCCGTTTCCCCGATCTGCGCTTTCGGATATGCCACATGAATCCGATCTCCCTCGACTCGAAGTCTCCGCCTCCGGTTACGATCCGGAGGCGCATCTACAGCCTGTTGGAGCCCTCGGAGACGAAGGAGACGTCGGTCAACAGCATCGGCAACCTGGAGGCGGTGGCCCCGGAATGCGAGCTGCACCGTGTCCTCGAGGGCCTGGGCGCGGGCAAGTTTCGGCATATCTCGCTCTGCAGGACCTTCGAGGAGTTCCAGCGGATGGCCTCCAGCCGGGCGAACCTCGTCCTGGCGCCAACCGGAGTGCAGGCCGCGAAGGAGATGGAGCGAGCTTTGGGAATCCCCTTCCTCCTCCTGCCCGTGAGCTACAGCATCGGGGAGATCGAAGCGGGCTACCGGCAGCTTCGGGACTTTCTGGACCCATCGGGCGCCGAGCCCGATCTCTCCGCCGAACGTGCGGCTGCGCTCGTCGCCGTCGAGGCGGCCCTGCGAGCCGTCGGGGACAGGCCGGTGATCGTGGACGCGTCCGCCGCTACCCGCCCCTTCGGCCTCGCCCGGGCCCTCCTGGAGTACGGGTTCTCCGTCCGGCGCGTGGTGGCCCAGAAGTGCATCCCCATCGATCGGAAAAGCCTGGACTGGCTGGAGGGGAATCGGCCGGACGTGGAGCTCGTGCAGCCTCGGCATCACAGGGCCGTGCGATTCGAGGGGCGTCTTGCGGAGGCGCTCGCCATCGGGGTGGACGGCGCCTACCTGGCGGGGGCCAGACATGTGGTGGACCTCTTCACCGATGGGACGCTCTTCGGGTTCCATGGGCTGAGGGTCCTGATGGAACGGATGCGTGCAGCCGCCGAGGCCGAGACGGACCTGGAACGCCTGATCGAGAGCTACGGGTTGGTAGTGTGA
- a CDS encoding FMN-binding protein — MKSRYVVAAVVLIVIAAAAAAFVLKGTSRGYRDGVYEGEYRSENGGGGAKVVLKIENNAIVDCQMTATDAEGHVKDENYGKNDSEANYRLCQISVAGMRQYPGELLKVQDIDKVDAVSGATVTHREFQIAVRQALQKAR; from the coding sequence ATGAAGAGTCGTTATGTCGTTGCCGCCGTGGTCCTGATTGTCATTGCTGCCGCTGCGGCGGCGTTCGTCCTGAAGGGGACGTCCCGGGGCTACCGCGACGGCGTCTACGAAGGGGAATACCGCAGCGAGAACGGGGGCGGCGGCGCCAAGGTCGTCCTGAAGATCGAGAACAACGCGATCGTGGACTGTCAGATGACCGCGACCGACGCCGAGGGGCACGTCAAGGACGAGAACTACGGGAAGAACGACAGCGAGGCGAACTATCGGCTGTGCCAGATCTCCGTCGCGGGGATGAGGCAGTATCCGGGCGAACTCCTCAAGGTCCAGGACATCGACAAGGTGGACGCCGTCTCCGGCGCGACGGTGACGCACAGGGAGTTTCAGATCGCCGTGCGTCAGGCGCTGCAGAAGGCGAGATAG
- a CDS encoding iron ABC transporter permease, whose amino-acid sequence MRKRWIFFLLVLLPIAAALFCLGIGRYHVGVGETLEILLAALKGESAASTAYSVICKVRLPRILLSLFVGAGLSVAGASFQSLFSNPLATPDTLGVATGASFGAVLALLFSQNLLAVQTSAMVMGLAALLATTLISRVRGRSTVVMVVLAGMVVSALFQAMVSLIKYVADPEEVLPAITYWLMGSMSRASFHGIAMGVPLIVGGMAVLFLLRWRLNILSLQEDEAKSLGIDLRKLRLTVMAAATLITASCVSLCGNVGWVGLLIPHASRMVCGSDNKRIVPVSLALGSAFMVLIDTAARSVTAAEIPVSILTAIIGAPFFILLLRRTRGARL is encoded by the coding sequence ATGCGGAAGCGGTGGATTTTTTTCCTGCTGGTCCTCCTGCCCATCGCCGCGGCACTGTTCTGTCTGGGAATCGGGCGCTATCACGTCGGCGTCGGAGAGACCCTCGAGATCCTGCTCGCCGCGCTGAAGGGCGAGAGCGCCGCCTCCACGGCCTATTCGGTCATCTGTAAGGTGAGGCTTCCCCGAATCCTGCTGTCCCTCTTCGTCGGAGCGGGGCTCTCGGTTGCGGGGGCCTCCTTCCAGTCCCTGTTCAGCAATCCGCTGGCGACGCCGGACACGCTGGGCGTCGCCACGGGGGCCTCGTTCGGCGCGGTGCTGGCGCTCCTGTTCTCCCAGAACCTGCTGGCCGTGCAGACCTCCGCCATGGTCATGGGGCTCGCGGCGCTGCTGGCGACGACCCTCATCAGCCGGGTGCGGGGAAGGAGCACCGTCGTCATGGTGGTGCTGGCCGGGATGGTGGTGTCAGCCCTCTTCCAGGCCATGGTCTCGCTGATCAAGTACGTGGCCGATCCGGAGGAGGTGCTTCCGGCCATCACCTATTGGCTGATGGGAAGCATGTCGCGCGCCAGCTTTCACGGCATCGCGATGGGCGTCCCCCTGATCGTGGGGGGAATGGCCGTCCTCTTTCTGCTGCGCTGGAGGCTGAACATCCTGTCGCTCCAGGAGGACGAGGCGAAGTCGCTGGGCATCGATCTGAGGAAGCTCCGTCTGACCGTCATGGCCGCCGCGACCCTGATCACCGCGTCGTGCGTCTCGCTCTGCGGCAACGTGGGATGGGTGGGACTGCTGATTCCGCACGCCTCACGGATGGTCTGCGGCAGCGACAACAAAAGGATCGTCCCCGTAAGCCTGGCTTTGGGATCGGCATTCATGGTTCTCATCGACACGGCGGCCCGCAGCGTCACCGCGGCGGAAATCCCGGTCTCCATATTGACGGCGATCATCGGCGCACCGTTTTTCATCCTTCTGCTGCGCCGGACAAGGGGGGCTCGACTGTGA
- a CDS encoding DUF4418 family protein, which translates to MKKILFILNAILGVVLALTPFILFPVCGPMPNGKHMMCHYSGIFIAGMGALIVVLSLLALWGHRKRWIASLSGVLSIAAALLCYLVPMRIIVIGDKAGLGWECGLCKAADMACHTTTMPVVIVLVSALVLVNVVALIHGFVGRGR; encoded by the coding sequence ATGAAAAAAATACTCTTTATCCTAAACGCCATCCTGGGTGTGGTTCTTGCCCTGACACCCTTCATCCTCTTTCCGGTCTGCGGCCCCATGCCGAACGGAAAGCACATGATGTGCCATTACAGCGGGATCTTTATCGCGGGCATGGGGGCGCTGATCGTCGTCCTGTCGCTTCTGGCCCTCTGGGGCCATCGGAAGCGGTGGATCGCGTCCCTCTCCGGCGTCCTTTCGATTGCGGCGGCCCTGTTGTGCTATCTGGTCCCCATGCGGATTATCGTCATCGGGGACAAGGCGGGCTTGGGCTGGGAGTGCGGGCTCTGCAAGGCCGCGGACATGGCCTGCCATACAACGACCATGCCGGTGGTGATCGTCCTCGTGTCCGCCCTCGTGCTGGTGAACGTCGTCGCCCTGATCCACGGCTTCGTGGGCCGGGGCCGTTGA
- a CDS encoding nitrogenase component 1 has product MARLSLCLPPFSPDYSGVSSVFFDLPAVVAIHDASGCTGNYTGYDEPRWYGASATIFCSALRDIDAVMGDDEKLIGRMLAACRDLDPKLTALVGSPVPMVVGSDMKGIATELEARTGLPCFGFDTTGTAYYDRGVSAALIALLDRFAEPSPPVPNTVGIVGATPLDFADGVDIRNLQDALQERGVEVTATLAMGYDLEALRRAAAAHVNLAVSRAGFLVSKWMYRRFGTPYLCGLPMGAASLEAYFQALGAMLEGEPSEPRILKGEPPSEPLSEHPEVLVVGEQVQANAIRCALGTEFGVCDIAVGCIFGMEPDLALPGDRDLRDEAEIRNAMNSGPSLVVGDPFLEPLLRDDSVKFIPFPLYAVSSHQSPVAPVRHIGGRFNESFSALLRRPDLRADKCAGARGAEPVPRKLS; this is encoded by the coding sequence ATGGCACGTCTGTCCCTATGCCTTCCCCCCTTCTCCCCGGATTATTCGGGGGTCTCATCGGTCTTCTTCGACCTCCCCGCCGTGGTCGCCATTCACGACGCCTCCGGATGCACGGGCAACTACACGGGCTACGACGAGCCGCGGTGGTACGGGGCGAGCGCGACGATCTTCTGTTCTGCCCTGAGGGACATCGATGCCGTGATGGGGGACGACGAGAAGCTGATCGGCCGCATGCTCGCCGCATGCCGGGACCTGGACCCCAAGCTGACGGCCCTGGTCGGCAGCCCCGTCCCGATGGTCGTCGGCAGCGACATGAAGGGCATCGCCACGGAACTGGAGGCCAGGACCGGACTGCCGTGTTTCGGGTTCGACACCACGGGGACGGCCTATTACGACCGCGGAGTTTCCGCCGCGCTGATCGCCCTGCTGGACCGCTTCGCCGAGCCCTCCCCTCCCGTGCCGAACACGGTCGGCATCGTGGGGGCGACCCCGCTCGACTTCGCCGATGGGGTCGATATCCGCAACCTCCAGGACGCCCTGCAGGAACGCGGCGTCGAGGTCACAGCGACGCTGGCGATGGGATACGACCTGGAGGCGCTGCGGCGCGCAGCTGCGGCCCACGTCAACCTGGCGGTGTCGCGAGCAGGCTTTCTGGTCTCGAAATGGATGTACCGCCGGTTCGGAACGCCGTATCTCTGCGGCCTGCCGATGGGTGCGGCCTCCCTCGAGGCGTATTTCCAAGCGCTCGGCGCAATGCTGGAGGGCGAGCCTTCCGAGCCCCGGATACTGAAGGGTGAGCCTCCATCTGAGCCTCTATCCGAGCATCCGGAGGTCCTGGTGGTCGGGGAGCAGGTTCAGGCCAACGCCATCCGATGCGCCCTCGGAACGGAATTTGGGGTGTGCGATATTGCCGTGGGCTGTATCTTCGGCATGGAGCCGGACCTGGCCCTGCCGGGGGACCGGGACCTGAGGGACGAGGCGGAGATCCGGAACGCGATGAACTCGGGGCCCTCCCTGGTCGTGGGCGACCCCTTCCTCGAGCCCCTGCTGCGGGACGACTCCGTGAAGTTCATCCCGTTTCCGCTCTACGCCGTATCCAGCCATCAGTCTCCCGTTGCGCCCGTTCGCCATATCGGCGGACGTTTCAACGAGTCGTTCTCCGCGCTTCTTCGGCGTCCCGACCTCCGCGCCGATAAGTGCGCCGGAGCGAGGGGGGCGGAACCCGTCCCCCGGAAACTTTCCTGA